In Malus sylvestris chromosome 15, drMalSylv7.2, whole genome shotgun sequence, a single genomic region encodes these proteins:
- the LOC126603856 gene encoding uncharacterized protein LOC126603856: MVAAMSCRRRATVANNNSRPIMGSFRSFIFFTWLYLSRSPFKKLKTTKKIKSSADETLSGRCRRRRLLRSCRTLKNHLATAAFQYLPEAKTTSFKFLGEFQYCCDLFPEEILREILLRLPSVKSIIKCSAVCRSWKYLIQTPSFIASHLRRRLSLNDDCSLHLVRNRSHGYLLYWDKPAASASGDSSRFVGENAVIGCRGNG, translated from the exons ATGGTGGCGGCCATGTCTTGTCGTCGAAGGGCCACCGTCGCCAACAACAACTCACGGCCAATCATGGGATCCTTCAgaagttttattttcttcacaTGGTTGTACTTGTCCAGATCTCCATTCAAGAAGTTGAAGACGACGAAGAAGATTAAGTCGTCGGCGGATGAGACTTTAAGTGGTCGTTGTCGTCGGCGGCGTCTTCTTCGGTCCTGTAGAACTCTGAAGAACCACCTGGCCACCGCCGCCTTTCAGTATCTACCTGAAGCAAAAACCACCAGCTTCAAATTCTTAGGGGAGTTTCAATACTGCTGCGACTTATTCCCCGAAGAAATCCTACGGGAAATCCTGTTGAGGTTGCCGTCCGTCAAATCTATAATCAAGTGCAGCGCCGTGTGCAGGTcatggaaatatttgatccaaaCCCCGTCCTTCATCGCCTCCCATCTCCGCCGCCGGCTCAGCCTCAACGATGATTGCAGTCTCCATCTAGTAAGAAACCGCTCCCATGGTTACTTGTTGTATTGGGATAAGCctgctgcttctgcttctggTGATTCTTCCAGATTTGTTGGAG AGAATGCCGTGATAGGCTGTCGGGGAAATGGGTAA